CTGGTTCCGGCTGACGTGTACCGACCGGCGGCTATCGAACAGTTGAATATTCTGGGACGCGACTTAGAGATCGACGTTTACCAGGCAGGTGAAGAAAATGATCCGGTCGCTATCTGCGTAGGTGCTATCGAGGAAGCCACACGCAAGATGAGTCAAGTGGTGATTCTGGACACCGCCGGCCGCACTCAGATCGACGAAGCTTTAATGGACGAATTGCGCCGCATCAAAGCCAAGGTCCAGCCGCATGAAGTGCTGTTTGTCGCCGATGCCATGATGGGTCAGCAAGCGGCCATCGTGGCTGGAGCCTTCCACGAAGCTGTGGGCATCGATGGCGTGATTCTCACCAAAATGGACGGAGACACACGAGGAGGCGCCGCGCTATCGATAAAGGGCGTGACCGGCAAACCCATCCGCTTTATCGGAACGGGTGAAAAGCTCAATGCTCTGGAGCCGTTTTTCCCGGACCGTATTGTCTCCAGAATCCTCGGCATGGGAGATGTACTATCGCTGGTTGAAAAGGCGGAACAGGCGTATGATACAGCAGAGCAGGAAGAACTCGAAAAGAAGATCCGGAAAAATGCCTTCACCCTTGAGGACTTCAAGAATCAACTGAAGCAGATGCAGAAGATGGGTTCCATCCAGCAGCTCCTCGGAATGATTCCCGGCGCCAGCAAACTCAAGGGACTCAAAATCGACGAAAAAGCTTTTTCCAGAGTGGAGGCCATCATCAACTCGATGACCCTGGCGGAACGGGCGAAACACAACATGATCAACGGCAGTAGAAAGCGCCGCATCGCGACGGGCAGCGGCACCAGTGTCAACGATATCAACAAACTGTTAAAACAGTTTGCGCAGATGCAAAAAATGATGAAAAAGTTCAATACGGGTAAAATGAGAGGCGGACTCAACCTCGGAAGCCTCATGGGTGGAAAAGGCAGGCTCCCTTTTTAGATTCCGCAAAAGGAAATTTTCAACAAAACGGAAGATTTTTCACAAAATCCACACACTAACGGTTACTATATTAAAAATTAAGGAGGTCAGATTGGCTGTTGTTATTAGATTGACCCGGCGGGGCACGAAAAAGAAACCTTTTTACCGAATTGTTGCGGCGGATTCCCGATTTCCCAGGGATGGCCGGTTTCTGGAAATTCTGGGAACCTTCGATCCGTTAAAAGAAGCAGACAATTGCAACGTTGACACGGAAAAAGCTTCGGCATGGATTGCCAAAGGGGCTCAGCCCAGCAAAACGGTGGCATCTCTTCTGAAAAAAGCTGGAATCGGGCAG
The Nitrospinota bacterium genome window above contains:
- the rpsP gene encoding 30S ribosomal protein S16, translated to MAVVIRLTRRGTKKKPFYRIVAADSRFPRDGRFLEILGTFDPLKEADNCNVDTEKASAWIAKGAQPSKTVASLLKKAGIGQ
- the ffh gene encoding signal recognition particle protein, with protein sequence MFESLSNRLEAIYKNLKGRGLLKEADVDEALREIRIALIEADVSLSVITDFLADIRVKAIGQEVLKSLTPGHQMVKVVNDHLTQLLGDSFTDIEFASKPPTIILMTGLQGSGKTTTVGKLAKRFKAKGKKCLLVPADVYRPAAIEQLNILGRDLEIDVYQAGEENDPVAICVGAIEEATRKMSQVVILDTAGRTQIDEALMDELRRIKAKVQPHEVLFVADAMMGQQAAIVAGAFHEAVGIDGVILTKMDGDTRGGAALSIKGVTGKPIRFIGTGEKLNALEPFFPDRIVSRILGMGDVLSLVEKAEQAYDTAEQEELEKKIRKNAFTLEDFKNQLKQMQKMGSIQQLLGMIPGASKLKGLKIDEKAFSRVEAIINSMTLAERAKHNMINGSRKRRIATGSGTSVNDINKLLKQFAQMQKMMKKFNTGKMRGGLNLGSLMGGKGRLPF